In the Mycolicibacterium chubuense NBB4 genome, one interval contains:
- a CDS encoding DUF4226 domain-containing protein — MGFWQQQVNDLMTGIGGLGGFDPPLDTPTPDPTLPPYPYPTYPPQIPGPDGVAPQVPQYPPYIPEQQMPTSSGMPRSTLDGIHDDGGVIVKKPGELGPPNYPMGPRYTESPDGSGVWVPDHRPLPPGSVRPAGRDGQAADQADTATAKLKRTHEALDEADQGLARHIIDAHTADAQTKTQLLRIQQEIQQGVTAMQPTLGTAAGREQLAEFLDRKASEAKQVASNAQEMSTRLASNFHTVGRQFDASSDPYWDWLHDFRDGSEVIEPIDPGGAAAGPGAGPAIPPSIL; from the coding sequence GTGGGGTTCTGGCAACAGCAGGTCAATGACCTGATGACGGGCATCGGCGGTTTGGGCGGATTCGACCCGCCGTTGGACACGCCGACGCCGGACCCCACACTGCCGCCGTACCCGTATCCGACGTACCCGCCTCAGATCCCCGGCCCCGATGGCGTCGCTCCGCAGGTGCCGCAGTACCCGCCCTACATCCCCGAGCAGCAAATGCCTACCTCGTCGGGCATGCCACGCTCCACCCTCGACGGCATCCACGACGACGGCGGGGTAATCGTGAAGAAGCCGGGCGAACTGGGACCCCCGAACTACCCGATGGGCCCGCGCTACACCGAGTCCCCCGATGGCTCCGGAGTGTGGGTGCCCGATCACCGTCCATTGCCGCCGGGGTCGGTCCGACCGGCAGGACGGGACGGCCAGGCAGCCGACCAGGCCGATACTGCCACCGCCAAGCTGAAAAGGACACACGAGGCGCTCGACGAAGCCGACCAGGGGCTGGCGCGCCACATCATCGACGCCCACACTGCCGATGCGCAGACCAAGACGCAGCTGCTGCGCATCCAGCAGGAGATTCAGCAGGGCGTCACCGCCATGCAGCCAACGCTGGGCACCGCTGCCGGCCGTGAACAACTCGCGGAGTTTCTGGACCGCAAGGCATCCGAAGCCAAGCAGGTCGCCAGCAACGCTCAGGAAATGTCAACACGGCTCGCGTCGAACTTCCATACGGTGGGCCGACAATTCGACGCCTCGTCTGATCCCTACTGGGACTGGCTGCACGACTTCCGCGACGGCAGCGAGGTCATCGAGCCGATAGATCCCGGTGGCGCCGCAGCGGGTCCGGGCGCCGGGCCCGCGATCCCGCCGAGCATCCTGTAG
- a CDS encoding IS110 family transposase — MIVVGTDAHKRTHTMVAVSVTGAKLAEKTVPAVSSGHLQGLRWATSRFGEDLLWAVEDSRVNTRLLEHDLLGANQRVVRVPTLLMAHSRKTARTWGKSDPIDALAVARAALREPNLPVAHHDQSTWELKLLMDRRDDLVGQRVATANRLLMRLHLIDPEEPPPKPLHRARPRAALNQRLEQATGLSVELAREELHDIDQFSRNIEDLTNRIGHHVHALGSTLTDLRGCAELTAARLICGAANMTRFRDEAAFARYVGVAPVPAWSGSARGRMQLTRSGNRQMNSALHTIVVVQIRLEGPGRHYYLRRIEEGDTKAGARRCLKRKICRVVYTRLLADYNRREPRST; from the coding sequence ATGATCGTCGTCGGAACCGATGCGCATAAGCGCACGCACACAATGGTCGCCGTTAGCGTGACGGGCGCGAAGCTTGCCGAGAAGACCGTTCCCGCGGTGAGCAGCGGCCATCTCCAGGGGTTACGTTGGGCGACTTCCCGCTTCGGCGAAGACCTTTTGTGGGCGGTCGAGGACTCGCGAGTGAATACCCGGCTTCTTGAGCATGACCTACTAGGAGCCAACCAACGGGTCGTGCGAGTGCCGACCCTACTCATGGCGCACTCACGCAAGACCGCCCGCACCTGGGGCAAATCGGATCCGATCGACGCGCTCGCGGTCGCCCGCGCAGCCCTTCGCGAGCCGAACCTGCCCGTCGCGCATCACGACCAGAGCACCTGGGAGCTTAAGCTTCTGATGGATCGGCGTGACGACCTGGTGGGGCAGCGGGTAGCAACAGCCAACCGGCTACTGATGCGACTTCACCTCATCGACCCTGAGGAGCCCCCGCCGAAACCACTCCATCGAGCTCGACCCCGCGCGGCGCTCAACCAAAGGTTGGAGCAGGCGACAGGACTTAGCGTCGAGCTTGCCCGAGAAGAGTTACACGACATCGATCAGTTCAGCCGGAACATTGAGGACCTCACCAATCGGATAGGTCATCACGTGCACGCCCTTGGATCGACACTGACCGATCTGCGCGGTTGCGCTGAGCTCACCGCAGCCCGGCTAATTTGCGGTGCCGCCAACATGACCCGATTCCGGGATGAAGCCGCCTTCGCGCGCTATGTCGGTGTAGCACCCGTGCCGGCGTGGTCGGGCTCGGCGCGCGGCCGGATGCAGCTGACCCGATCAGGCAACCGGCAGATGAATTCTGCCCTGCACACGATCGTCGTTGTGCAGATCCGCCTGGAAGGGCCAGGAAGGCACTACTATCTGCGGCGCATCGAAGAAGGCGACACCAAGGCCGGGGCTCGTCGCTGTCTTAAGCGCAAAATATGCCGTGTGGTGTACACCCGACTGTTGGCTGACTACAACCGTCGCGAGCCGCGCAGCACGTGA
- a CDS encoding IS110 family transposase — protein sequence MTIVAHAYPFIIGVDTHARTHTLAVLVAATGELVATEQFPTTDAGLDRAVLWAARRTGGELSALWVIEGVASYGARLASTVNRAGFEVVEAARMDTRAHRGAGKSDPLDARRIAAAVLSLEPEQLRRPRSDDGIRAALRVLVTAREHMTTERTATVNALTALLRVAALGIDARKSLTTKQISDIARWRSRVEDVATIAARAEAARLAKRVVALNEELTANHAQMIDLIHASKAAVLLDKTGIGPVTVAVVYTAWSHAGRVRSEAAFAALAGVNPIPASSGNTIRHRLNRGGDRRLNRALHMAVITRMTHDPDTRAYVERRRAEGRSTKEIRRCLKRYLARHLYRTLQRLHAEPASIPQAA from the coding sequence ATGACCATTGTTGCGCACGCTTACCCGTTCATCATTGGAGTCGACACCCACGCCCGCACGCACACCCTCGCCGTTTTGGTCGCTGCCACCGGCGAACTGGTCGCCACCGAGCAGTTCCCCACCACCGATGCGGGCTTGGATCGGGCCGTCTTATGGGCCGCGCGCCGCACCGGCGGCGAACTGAGCGCCTTGTGGGTCATCGAGGGTGTCGCCTCTTACGGTGCCCGCCTGGCCTCGACGGTCAACCGGGCCGGCTTCGAGGTCGTGGAGGCAGCTCGGATGGACACACGCGCCCACCGCGGTGCGGGCAAGTCCGACCCCTTGGACGCCCGCAGGATCGCCGCCGCAGTCCTGTCCCTCGAGCCTGAACAGCTGCGCCGGCCGCGCAGCGACGACGGTATCCGGGCGGCATTGCGGGTTCTCGTTACCGCTCGTGAGCACATGACTACCGAACGCACCGCGACCGTCAACGCACTTACCGCGTTGCTGCGTGTAGCCGCCTTGGGTATAGACGCTCGGAAGTCACTGACCACCAAGCAGATTAGCGATATCGCCCGCTGGCGCAGTCGCGTTGAAGACGTCGCTACGATTGCCGCTCGCGCCGAGGCAGCCCGGCTGGCTAAGCGGGTGGTCGCTCTCAACGAGGAACTCACCGCCAACCACGCGCAGATGATCGATCTCATCCACGCCAGCAAGGCCGCTGTACTGCTGGACAAGACTGGCATCGGCCCCGTTACCGTCGCAGTGGTCTACACCGCCTGGTCGCACGCTGGCCGGGTTCGCTCCGAAGCGGCGTTCGCCGCCCTGGCTGGCGTCAATCCGATCCCCGCTTCCTCGGGCAACACGATCCGTCACCGACTCAACCGAGGCGGCGACAGGCGGCTCAATCGTGCTCTGCACATGGCCGTGATCACCCGTATGACCCACGACCCGGACACCCGGGCCTACGTCGAACGGCGCCGCGCGGAAGGTCGATCCACCAAGGAGATCCGACGCTGCCTCAAGCGCTACCTTGCCCGCCACCTCTACCGAACCCTGCAGAGACTTCACGCCGAGCCCGCGTCCATTCCGCAGGCAGCTTGA